Part of the Plasmodium reichenowi strain SY57 chromosome Unknown, whole genome shotgun sequence genome, AGACATTTAGGTGTTTACGATATTCTGGATCAGCAGCATATTCTTTCAATACTTGTCCTTCTGGATCGTAGCTAGtttctttttcatcatttgaATCAGTGTGAGTTAATATTTTGTGAAAGACATTTAGGTGTTTACGATATTCTGGATCAGCAGCATATTCTTTCAATACTTGTCCTTCTGGATCGGAGCTTGTTGATGTTGTATGCGTACATTTCCTTAATGAGGTCTTTGCGTTTTTTGTACAGGTATTTTTGCCTTCAGCTAAAACTCTACTTTCTCTAAAACTATAATCTGCAGCCTGTTGGTATTTGTCTCCAcatgtataaatattctaaaattaaataatacaaaaaatatatatatgtatgtatgtagGTAGGTAGGTAGGTATCTATGTACATATCTATTTATTTCTAATAaagatatttatattctataataaaaaaaaaaaaaaaaaaaaatccaattatatattttatttatatcatcataCCAATAATGctacatatattattccaAAAATTAATATGAAATTTTTGCAATTAAAGGCACTTAAGGAACgtttcttttcattttccTTTTGTACTTCCattaaagaatatttaGAGCAATTTTTACAATTTGAAACTCCTGTAGATTTAATATTAGTTCCTTTAGAAATACGCATTTTTaggtaaaaaaaataattatatatatgttttttctaatttgtgtgtttataaaataataataaatattataaatatatatatat contains:
- a CDS encoding glycophorin binding protein, which gives rise to MRISKGTNIKSTGVSNCKNCSKYSLMEVQKENEKKRSLSAFNCKNFILIFGIIYVALL